From Canis lupus baileyi chromosome 16, mCanLup2.hap1, whole genome shotgun sequence, a single genomic window includes:
- the WSB1 gene encoding WD repeat and SOCS box-containing protein 1 isoform X1 — protein MASFPPRVNEKEIVRSRTIGELLAPAAPFDKKCGRENWTVAFAPDGSYFAWSQGHRTVKLVPWSQCLKNFLLHGTKNITNSSSLRLSRQNSDGGQKNKPREHIIDCGDIVWSLAFGSSVPEKQSRCVNIEWHRFRFGQDQLLLATGLNNGRIKIWDVYTGKLLLNLVDHTEVVRDLTFAPDGSLILVSASRDKTLRVWDLKDDGNMMKVLRGHQNWVYSCAFSPDSSMLCSVGASKAVFLWNMDKYTMIRKLEGHHHDVVACDFSPDGALLATASYDTRVYIWDPHNGDILMEFGHLFPPPTPIFAGGANDRWVRSVSFSHDGLHVASLADDKMVRFWRIDEDYPVQVAPLSNGLCCAFSTDGSVLAAGTHDGSVYFWATPRQVPSLQHLCRMSIRRVMPTQEVQELPIPSKVLEFLSYRI, from the exons ATGGCCAGCTTTCCCCCGAGGGTCAACGAGAAAGAGATCG tgaGATCACGTACTATAGGAGAACTTTTAGCTCCAGCAGCTCCTTTTGACAAGAAATGTGGTCGTGAAAATTGGACTGTTGCTTTTGCTCCAGATGGTTCGTACTTTGCTTGGTCACAAGGACATCGTACAGTAAAGCTTGTTCCGTGGTCCCAGTGCCTTAAGAACTT TCTCTTGCATGGCACCAAGAATATCACCAATTCAAGCAGTTTGAGATTGTCAAGACAAAACAGTGATGGTGGTCAGAAAAATAAGCCTCGTGAGCATATTATAGACTGTGGTGACATAGTCTGGAGTCTTGCTTTTGGATCTTCAGTTCCAGAAAAACAGAGTCGCTGTGTCAATATAGAATGGCATCGATTCAGATTTGGACAAGATCAGCTGCTCCTTGCCACAGGGTTAAACAATGGGCGTATCAAAATATGGGATGTATATACAG GAAAACTCCTCCTTAACTTAGTAGATCATACTGAAGTGGTCAGAGATTTAACTTTTGCTCCAGATGGGAGCTTGATCCTAGTATCAGCTTCAAGAGACAAAACTCTGAGAGTATGGGACCTGAAAGATGATG GAAACATGATGAAAGTATTGAGGGGCCATCAGAACTGGGTGTATAGCTGTGCATTCTCTCCTGACTCTTCTATGCTGTGTTCAGTGGGAGCCAGTAAAGCA GTTTTCCTTTGGAATATGGATAAATATACCATGATACGGAAATTAGAAGGACACCACCATGATGTTGTAGCTTGTGACTTTTCTCCTGATGGAGCATTACTGGCTACTGCATCTTATGATACTCGAGTATATATCTGGGATCCGCATAATGGAGACATTCTGATGGAATTTGG GCACCTGTTTCCCCCACCTACTCCAATATTTGCTGGAGGAGCAAATGATCGATGGGTACGATCTGTGTCCTTTAGTCATGATGGACTGCATGTTGCAAGCCTTGCTGATGATAA aatgGTGAGGTTCTGGAGAATTGATGAGGATTATCCAGTTCAAGTTGCACCTTTGAGCAATGGTCTTTGCTGTGCCTTTTCTACTGATGGCAGTGTTTTAGCTGCTGG gACACATGATGGAAGTGTGTATTTTTGGGCCACTCCAAGGCAAGTCCCTAGCCTTCAACATTTATGTCGCATGTCAATCCGGAGAGTGATGCCCACCCAAGAGGTCCAGGAGCTGCCTATTCCTTCCAAAGTTTTGGAGTTTCTTTCCTATCGTATTTAG
- the WSB1 gene encoding WD repeat and SOCS box-containing protein 1 isoform X2, with protein MASFPPRVNEKEIVRSRTIGELLAPAAPFDKKCGRENWTVAFAPDGSYFAWSQGHRTVKLVPWSQCLKNFLLHGTKNITNSSSLRLSRQNSDGGQKNKPREHIIDCGDIVWSLAFGSSVPEKQSRCVNIEWHRFRFGQDQLLLATGLNNGRIKIWDVYTGKLLLNLVDHTEVVRDLTFAPDGSLILVSASRDKTLRVWDLKDDGNMMKVLRGHQNWVYSCAFSPDSSMLCSVGASKAVFLWNMDKYTMIRKLEGHHHDVVACDFSPDGALLATASYDTRVYIWDPHNGDILMEFGMVRFWRIDEDYPVQVAPLSNGLCCAFSTDGSVLAAGTHDGSVYFWATPRQVPSLQHLCRMSIRRVMPTQEVQELPIPSKVLEFLSYRI; from the exons ATGGCCAGCTTTCCCCCGAGGGTCAACGAGAAAGAGATCG tgaGATCACGTACTATAGGAGAACTTTTAGCTCCAGCAGCTCCTTTTGACAAGAAATGTGGTCGTGAAAATTGGACTGTTGCTTTTGCTCCAGATGGTTCGTACTTTGCTTGGTCACAAGGACATCGTACAGTAAAGCTTGTTCCGTGGTCCCAGTGCCTTAAGAACTT TCTCTTGCATGGCACCAAGAATATCACCAATTCAAGCAGTTTGAGATTGTCAAGACAAAACAGTGATGGTGGTCAGAAAAATAAGCCTCGTGAGCATATTATAGACTGTGGTGACATAGTCTGGAGTCTTGCTTTTGGATCTTCAGTTCCAGAAAAACAGAGTCGCTGTGTCAATATAGAATGGCATCGATTCAGATTTGGACAAGATCAGCTGCTCCTTGCCACAGGGTTAAACAATGGGCGTATCAAAATATGGGATGTATATACAG GAAAACTCCTCCTTAACTTAGTAGATCATACTGAAGTGGTCAGAGATTTAACTTTTGCTCCAGATGGGAGCTTGATCCTAGTATCAGCTTCAAGAGACAAAACTCTGAGAGTATGGGACCTGAAAGATGATG GAAACATGATGAAAGTATTGAGGGGCCATCAGAACTGGGTGTATAGCTGTGCATTCTCTCCTGACTCTTCTATGCTGTGTTCAGTGGGAGCCAGTAAAGCA GTTTTCCTTTGGAATATGGATAAATATACCATGATACGGAAATTAGAAGGACACCACCATGATGTTGTAGCTTGTGACTTTTCTCCTGATGGAGCATTACTGGCTACTGCATCTTATGATACTCGAGTATATATCTGGGATCCGCATAATGGAGACATTCTGATGGAATTTGG aatgGTGAGGTTCTGGAGAATTGATGAGGATTATCCAGTTCAAGTTGCACCTTTGAGCAATGGTCTTTGCTGTGCCTTTTCTACTGATGGCAGTGTTTTAGCTGCTGG gACACATGATGGAAGTGTGTATTTTTGGGCCACTCCAAGGCAAGTCCCTAGCCTTCAACATTTATGTCGCATGTCAATCCGGAGAGTGATGCCCACCCAAGAGGTCCAGGAGCTGCCTATTCCTTCCAAAGTTTTGGAGTTTCTTTCCTATCGTATTTAG
- the WSB1 gene encoding WD repeat and SOCS box-containing protein 1 isoform X3 — MASFPPRVNEKEIVRSRTIGELLAPAAPFDKKCGRENWTVAFAPDGSYFAWSQGHRTVKLVPWSQCLKNFLLHGTKNITNSSSLRLSRQNSDGGQKNKPREHIIDCGDIVWSLAFGSSVPEKQSRCVNIEWHRFRFGQDQLLLATGLNNGRIKIWDVYTGNMMKVLRGHQNWVYSCAFSPDSSMLCSVGASKAVFLWNMDKYTMIRKLEGHHHDVVACDFSPDGALLATASYDTRVYIWDPHNGDILMEFGHLFPPPTPIFAGGANDRWVRSVSFSHDGLHVASLADDKMVRFWRIDEDYPVQVAPLSNGLCCAFSTDGSVLAAGTHDGSVYFWATPRQVPSLQHLCRMSIRRVMPTQEVQELPIPSKVLEFLSYRI, encoded by the exons ATGGCCAGCTTTCCCCCGAGGGTCAACGAGAAAGAGATCG tgaGATCACGTACTATAGGAGAACTTTTAGCTCCAGCAGCTCCTTTTGACAAGAAATGTGGTCGTGAAAATTGGACTGTTGCTTTTGCTCCAGATGGTTCGTACTTTGCTTGGTCACAAGGACATCGTACAGTAAAGCTTGTTCCGTGGTCCCAGTGCCTTAAGAACTT TCTCTTGCATGGCACCAAGAATATCACCAATTCAAGCAGTTTGAGATTGTCAAGACAAAACAGTGATGGTGGTCAGAAAAATAAGCCTCGTGAGCATATTATAGACTGTGGTGACATAGTCTGGAGTCTTGCTTTTGGATCTTCAGTTCCAGAAAAACAGAGTCGCTGTGTCAATATAGAATGGCATCGATTCAGATTTGGACAAGATCAGCTGCTCCTTGCCACAGGGTTAAACAATGGGCGTATCAAAATATGGGATGTATATACAG GAAACATGATGAAAGTATTGAGGGGCCATCAGAACTGGGTGTATAGCTGTGCATTCTCTCCTGACTCTTCTATGCTGTGTTCAGTGGGAGCCAGTAAAGCA GTTTTCCTTTGGAATATGGATAAATATACCATGATACGGAAATTAGAAGGACACCACCATGATGTTGTAGCTTGTGACTTTTCTCCTGATGGAGCATTACTGGCTACTGCATCTTATGATACTCGAGTATATATCTGGGATCCGCATAATGGAGACATTCTGATGGAATTTGG GCACCTGTTTCCCCCACCTACTCCAATATTTGCTGGAGGAGCAAATGATCGATGGGTACGATCTGTGTCCTTTAGTCATGATGGACTGCATGTTGCAAGCCTTGCTGATGATAA aatgGTGAGGTTCTGGAGAATTGATGAGGATTATCCAGTTCAAGTTGCACCTTTGAGCAATGGTCTTTGCTGTGCCTTTTCTACTGATGGCAGTGTTTTAGCTGCTGG gACACATGATGGAAGTGTGTATTTTTGGGCCACTCCAAGGCAAGTCCCTAGCCTTCAACATTTATGTCGCATGTCAATCCGGAGAGTGATGCCCACCCAAGAGGTCCAGGAGCTGCCTATTCCTTCCAAAGTTTTGGAGTTTCTTTCCTATCGTATTTAG